Sequence from the bacterium genome:
CTGAGGAAGTCCGAAAACGACCTGGTCGGCAGTTCCATCGAGAGTTTCGGAGACGATCCCCGCCGGGGAGCGACCCAGCGGGAGATCCTGGAGACGACCCTGCGCGAGGGCAAGTGGTCGGGGGAGGTGATCAACACCACCCGGGACGGCGCGGAGATCGTGGTCGACTGCCGCACGTCGGTACTGAGGGACGAAAGCGGGCGGCCGCGCTACCTCTGCGGAATCGGCCGCAACATCACCGAGCGCAAGCGGATGGAGGAATCCCTGAGGAAGGAAGTGGCCTTCACCCGCGCCGTCTTCAACAGCGCCGCCGAGGGTCTCTGCCTCTACCGGGAAATTCCGGAGCACCCCTTCATGAAGTTCGGCACCTGGAACCGCCGCATGGTCGAGATCACCGGCTACACCATGGAGGAGATCAACCGCCTGGGATGGTACCGAGCCCTCTTCCCCGGCGCCGGCGAGGGCGACGCGGCCTGGAGATGGCTGAAGGCGGTCCGGGAAGACGAGTCCGCTTCCGGGCGCGAGTGGAGCATCACCCGCAAGGACGGCCGGAAACGGATCGTGACCGTCTCCGTCTCGGTGGTGGACCCGCAGGCCGACCCCGTTTACATGCTGGCTCTGATCAACGACGTCACCGAGCGCGCCCGGGCCGACGCCGCCCTCAAGGAGGGAGAGGAGCGCCTGCGGGCGGTTCTCGAAAACCTGGGGGACGGAGTCTTCGTCCACACCCTGGACGGCCGGATGGCGCTGGTCAACAAGGCCGCCTGCCGGGCCACGGGCTATTCGCGCGAAGAGCTGCTGAAACTCACGGTCTCCGACATCGACGCCGGCAGCCGGGACCGCAACGATCAGAACCTGATCTGGAAGCGCCTGGAGAAAGGCGATACCGCTTTCCTGGAAGTCGTCCACCGGCGCAAAGACGGCTCCACCTACCCCGCCGAAGTGCACCTGACCCTGATCACGCTGGCCGGCCTGCCCACCATCCTGGGCGTGGCCCGGGACGTCTCCGAGCGCAAACATATAGAGGAAACCCGGAGGCAGATGGAGGCGCAGATCCAGCAGACGCAGAAGTTGGAGAGCCTGGGGGTGCTGGCCGGAGGGATCGCCCACGACTTCAACAATATCCTGGTCGCCATTCTCGGGAACGCCGACATCGCCCTGCACGAACTGCCCCCGGAGAACCGGGCCCGGCACAACCTCCAGGCGGTGGTCAAGGCCTCCCGGCGCGCGGCCGACCTCTGCCGGCAGATGCTGGCCTACTCGGGACGGGGCAGTTTCGTCATCGAAAGCGTCGACCTGGGGGAGCTGATCGAAGAAATGGTGGAACTGCTCAAAGCCTCGATCTCCAAAAAAATTTTCCTCCGGCTCGAGCTGGCCGATTCGATCCCCCCTCTCCTGGCGGACGCGACCCAGATCCGCCAGGTGGTCATGAACATGGTGGTCAACGCCGCCGAGGCCATCGGGGACGAAAACGGCACCATCACCATCGCGGCGGGCGAAGCGGCCGAGCTTCCCGAACACCGCTACCCCTTCTCCGGCCCGGAGACGCCGGCGGATACATACGCCTTCCTGGAAATCGCCGACACCGGCGCGGGGATGGACGACGAGATCCGTTCCCATATCTTCGAACCGTTTTTCTCCACCAAATTCACGGGTCGGGGGCTGGGGCTGGCGGCGGTGCTGGGCATCGTCAGGGGCCACGGGGGAGCGATCGCCATCGCCAGCAAACCGGGGCAAGGGACGCGCTTCACCGTGTTTTTCCCCGCGGAAGAGAGCGGGACGGCGCCCGGCGCCGACGCGGTCGATGCCGGCGGTGGGGAAACGGGCTGGCGCGGGAGCGGCAAGGTGCTTCTGGTCGACGACGAAGCCATCGTCCGCGAAGTCTCGGGGAATATCCTGGCCAACCTCGGATTCGAAGTGATCACCGCCGCCACCGGAACCGAGGCGCTCGAGATCTTCCGCCGCCACCGGGCCGAGTTCGCCTTCGTACTCGTGGATCTGACCATGCCCGCCATGGACGGCGTGGAAACGCTCAAGGAACTCCGGGAGATCGACCCGAAGGTCAGAGCGATCATCTCCAGCGGCTATACCGAGGCCGACCTCAGGCACCGGTTCGAGGATGCCCCGGCGCCCGGGTTTATTCAGAAGCCCTACTCCCTGGACGAACTCGGCGCCGCCATCCGCCGACTCCTCGGCCCCGCCGACGAAGAAACGTCCTAGGGTCTCAGGCGCCGGGGAAGGATGCCAGATCGACCAGGCCCGCCTTCTCCGCCAGAACGTAGATCGTGGTCAGACCTCCCACCGCCACCATCACCAGCCCTGCGGCGAAGAGCGCCCGGGAGCGGCCTCGGGAGAAATGGAGGAGAATGATCCCGGGCAGCAGCACGAAGAGGGTCGATTCCCCCACCCCTCCGACGATATCCAGGGCGCCCAGAAATATATCGGGGCACAGCAGCGCGATAACCAGCGGAGGCACAAACGCCAGCGCCGCGATCAGCCAGGCATTGTCGGACCGGAGGTAGGTGTTGGAGAGATCGCGGACGAACCCGTGGAGACCGGTGCCGTTGGCCATGTAGGAAGCGGTTACGGAAAGAATGGCGAAGACGAAGCCGGAGACGAGAAAAAGGCGGGAGTGGAGCAGAAAGGACATGGGGACGTTGGCCGGGACCTGGTGCAGGAAACCGGCTTCGATCGTGGCTTCGGCCGTCCCCAGGCGCGGCAGAGACCCGAGTACGATGGTGACCCAGACCAGGTTGATGATCAGCCCCAGGAATATCCCGATGAAAATGGCCTTTCGGGTGGCGGCCCGATCGTGGCCGAGACTGCGCGAGACGGTGGGGATGAGGTTGTGAAAGTGGAAGGCGGAGATGGCGATGGGAAGCCCGATCGGAAAACAGTTCCAATCGGCCGCCCGGAGAAGCCCGGGGTCGAAGCGCCGGGACCCTGATCCGACCAGGAGGGCGAAACAGATCCAGACGGAAACGATCACCAGCACGTTTCCCTTGCGGTAGATGCCCCCCCCGAAGAGAACCAGAGCGGTGGTGACCGCGAAGTACAGAACCGTAACCGCGGGTTTGCTTACGGGCAGGCGGAAGAGGTGGTCGACCATCGTCGCCATTCCGCTCAGGTAGGCGGTCAACACGCCGTAGAGGAGCACCAGATTGCAGGCGATGGCCAGCCACTTTCCCGCCGGCCCCAGTTCCCTGCCGTAGAACCAGGGGATGTCGAAGGTATCGTTGCGGGCCTCCCCGATCTTCTGGGCGATGATGAAGGCCGACGCCAGCATCACCGCCCAGGCCAGAACGATTCCCGCCAGGGCGGGGACAAAACCGGCGAGACCGTATTTGACCGGGAGAGCCAGCACCCCCACCCCCAGGCAATTCCCCAGGACCAGGAACGATACCGAAATAATCGGGAGTTGGGCGTTTCGACGCATGTCTTCGGGCGGACCGGGAATGCCGACGGGCCCGTCAGGAAATATCGAGCACCCGATCGAAACCGGCCACGGTAAAAACTTTCTTGGTGAAGGGGCTGGTGTTGACGATGGCGAACCCCGCGGCAGCCGAAGAACCGGTCAGCAGGCAGAAGCGAAGGAAGGCGGAAGCGATGTATACGACCTCCCCCAGGTCGAAGACGACCCGGGCCGGGGATGCCAGCGCTTCGATCCGGGCGGCAACCGCCGCCGCCGCCGCCTCGCTGGCGGGAGCGTCGAGACGACCCCGGAAGAAACAGGTGAGTACCCCGGCCTCGGCGTCGAACTCGCATCTGACGATATTATCCATCGGCTTCCCCCCCTTCTCCGTTGCCGGACCCCATGATCTCATCGGCGCCGACCGCCCCGTTCAGGTACTTTTCGGCCGGGGTTTCCACCCACTCCCGGTTTTCGCGTCGGCGGCAGACCCGCTTGATGTTGATCAGGTTCCGGGCGGTGATGTTTTCGGTGGTGATGTTCTTGCCCCCGGCTCCGCAACCGAGGGTGAACGAAACCGGGAGCCGGTTGAACATCCCCCCTACCGCTCCCTGGGACGAGGGGGTGTTGACCACGATCCGGCCGGCGTTCATCAACTCCGCGAACTCGCGGATCCGGGATTCGTTTTCGGAGTAGATACTGGCGGTGTGGCCCACCCCGCCCCGGTAATTCAGGTCGATACAGAGTTTAAGCGCGGCGGAGAA
This genomic interval carries:
- a CDS encoding PAS domain S-box protein; amino-acid sequence: MRRKPDNKDRSRPAAAELGDGLDVPAALALAGVGAWEADPATGMLGCSPETAALFGGFSSAAAVPLAQVLARVHPDERGRAEKFFAETGSGKRELECRLMLPDGLTRWVKIIGSGRAPGRGGANRSAGVAFDISERKAEEAGRGRLNATLQVIRELEQLITREESREELARQACRILVGRLEIATVWIALRDQDGRADFVADAGFGEDFDPVRRELKAGEWPRCARRAFATGEIVVETDPAANCRGCRLCGPNRELARVCLRLPHGDQIYGVLVASLPAGYAGDREIRELFLELGNDIGFALFQNLRRQRLDLQGEILAGIDDMVTITDLEGNIVYVNKAECRQLRKSENDLVGSSIESFGDDPRRGATQREILETTLREGKWSGEVINTTRDGAEIVVDCRTSVLRDESGRPRYLCGIGRNITERKRMEESLRKEVAFTRAVFNSAAEGLCLYREIPEHPFMKFGTWNRRMVEITGYTMEEINRLGWYRALFPGAGEGDAAWRWLKAVREDESASGREWSITRKDGRKRIVTVSVSVVDPQADPVYMLALINDVTERARADAALKEGEERLRAVLENLGDGVFVHTLDGRMALVNKAACRATGYSREELLKLTVSDIDAGSRDRNDQNLIWKRLEKGDTAFLEVVHRRKDGSTYPAEVHLTLITLAGLPTILGVARDVSERKHIEETRRQMEAQIQQTQKLESLGVLAGGIAHDFNNILVAILGNADIALHELPPENRARHNLQAVVKASRRAADLCRQMLAYSGRGSFVIESVDLGELIEEMVELLKASISKKIFLRLELADSIPPLLADATQIRQVVMNMVVNAAEAIGDENGTITIAAGEAAELPEHRYPFSGPETPADTYAFLEIADTGAGMDDEIRSHIFEPFFSTKFTGRGLGLAAVLGIVRGHGGAIAIASKPGQGTRFTVFFPAEESGTAPGADAVDAGGGETGWRGSGKVLLVDDEAIVREVSGNILANLGFEVITAATGTEALEIFRRHRAEFAFVLVDLTMPAMDGVETLKELREIDPKVRAIISSGYTEADLRHRFEDAPAPGFIQKPYSLDELGAAIRRLLGPADEETS
- a CDS encoding aromatic amino acid transport family protein, whose protein sequence is MRRNAQLPIISVSFLVLGNCLGVGVLALPVKYGLAGFVPALAGIVLAWAVMLASAFIIAQKIGEARNDTFDIPWFYGRELGPAGKWLAIACNLVLLYGVLTAYLSGMATMVDHLFRLPVSKPAVTVLYFAVTTALVLFGGGIYRKGNVLVIVSVWICFALLVGSGSRRFDPGLLRAADWNCFPIGLPIAISAFHFHNLIPTVSRSLGHDRAATRKAIFIGIFLGLIINLVWVTIVLGSLPRLGTAEATIEAGFLHQVPANVPMSFLLHSRLFLVSGFVFAILSVTASYMANGTGLHGFVRDLSNTYLRSDNAWLIAALAFVPPLVIALLCPDIFLGALDIVGGVGESTLFVLLPGIILLHFSRGRSRALFAAGLVMVAVGGLTTIYVLAEKAGLVDLASFPGA
- a CDS encoding STAS domain-containing protein, whose translation is MDNIVRCEFDAEAGVLTCFFRGRLDAPASEAAAAAVAARIEALASPARVVFDLGEVVYIASAFLRFCLLTGSSAAAGFAIVNTSPFTKKVFTVAGFDRVLDIS